Within the Medicago truncatula cultivar Jemalong A17 chromosome 4, MtrunA17r5.0-ANR, whole genome shotgun sequence genome, the region gagcatttaaccCCTAATAATTATTATACTACAAATCAAATATACATGATTGGTTTTGATTATTTGACGGCATATAGAAATTAActaatgggttaaatatgtttttggtccctacattttgcacgattttgagaatagtccttacatttcaataaatgtttttaaaatccctacatttttcctcCGTTAGCGTAAATAGTCCCTGCTGTCAAATTATTAACTTGATGCCGATGTTGGCGGTTCAATCTCGGCGGAGAACTTCTCTATAACTTCACCACGATCTTTCTCCGCAGCATCGTAGACACGGATCGCTGGTGTTCGTCACGCTTCCGGTGAAAAATGTTGGTTTAGAGGGGAAGATTTGGAGGCCGAAAGcgatgatgttgtcgttgaaAGCGCTTGTTGTTGCGGGTGTGGAAGGTGTTGTGGTGGAGATTTGGTGGGGTGGGGTTGAACTTGTTATGATGGCCTGTGTTTCATCAACATGGCACTGATGGCAGGGACCAATTGCACTGACGGAGGAAAAAtatagggattttaaaaacatttattaaaatgtagggactaaaaacatatttaacccttatctAATTAAGTGATAATAAATGGGTCACTGTCTTCtcacaacataaataaatgggTCACacataaaatgtttttattttctgatattgattttaaaaaaatcttgcaCTTTTAAGAGACATACCGAAGTTCTCCTTCTCTCCCTCACTGTCTtctcacaaaaacaaaatcacgCCGCCGCCGTCGTGCCAATATCTCGCTCTCACTTCCGTTTCTCTATATCTCGCCAAGGTACGTTCGTTTCTTGTTCGAGAGAGAAACACTTAGATTGAGACTTCAAGGTGTTCGATAAAATGTCTTCTTCGTTCAACAATATTATTGTGTTTGTTGCATTCATTTATATACATAATAGATAGAGAATCTTACGTTGGAggcattttatttttgaaataattatgaCATGCTATACGAATTATCATTTAATTCAAATACTGCTGCTAAAGTTACTCATGTGAGTTCATGATTGACGTGAATTtgtaacatttttcattttaatcagAAGATATGATTGTGGCGAGATTCTACTACGGGAACAACTAATTTTCGTTTGATAAGAAGTTGTGTATGGAAATGTGGTGGATTTATTTCTTGAGATCTTCGGAAGGAAAATAAGTCACTTCTAGTTCTAGAGATTTAAATACTTTATTTAGATTTCGAGACGAACAACAGATAGAAATGATTGTAGCTAGAAAATTTTCCCCTTCAAAGCTTAAGTCGCTCGTTTATTTAGCTCTCCTTTCCGATTGCAAAACCCATGTGCAGTCAAATCTTTTTACAACCTTAACACCAGACTCAAATCCCCATCTCCATAGCCTTACAAAAAATTTACCGCATCCATCAAGTAATTTGATTAGGTATTTCTCTTCAgcaccaaaacaaaaattgcCCTTATCTCGTGAGGGTAATTATGATGAAGGTACTTCCCAATCTCTTCATGTCTGCCCTGGTTGTGGGGTTTTTATGCAAGATTCCAGCCCAAAACACCCTGGTTATTTCATTAAACCATCTGAGAAGGATGTAACGTATAAATTGCATACCCATCTTGAACCTGTTGCTCAAGAGTCCGAATTCTCTAAGACAGTTAAAAAAGGGTTTGTTGTTGAACCAGAAAAGCTTTGTAGTAGTGATGACAGCTTGATCAGGAAACCAGAAAAGCCAGTGGTATGTGCACGCTGTCATTCGTTGAGGCACTATGGGAAGGTGAAGGATCCAACTGTGGAAAACTTGCTACCAGATTTTGACTTTGATCATACAGTGGGAAGGAAGTTGGCATCAGCAAGTCGGACCCGTTCAGTGGTACTTATGGTTGTGGATGCAGTGGATTTTGATGGGTCGTTTCCTAGGAAGGTTTCGAACTTGGTTTCTAAGACAATTGAAGATAACTATACAGCGTGGAAGCAGGGTAAGTCAGGGAACGTGCCTAGAGTAGTGCTTGTGGTTACAAAGATTGACTTATTGCCTAGCTCATTGTCACCAACAAGATTGGAGCATTGGATTAGGCAAAGAGCTAGAGAGGGTGGCATTATTAAGATTACTAGTTTGCACATGGTGAGTTCGCTCAGAGATTGGGGGCTTAAGAATCTTGTGGAAGATATAGTTGAATTGGCTGGATCTAGAGGGAATGTATGGACTGTTGGGGCACAGAATGCAGGAAAGAGTACGTTAATAAATTCTATAGGAAAGCATGTTGGAGGGAAAATTTCACATCTGACAGAAGCACCTGTTCCAGGGACTACACTCGGCATTGTTAGAGTGGAGGGTGCTCTTCCAAGTCAGGCAAAATTATTTGATACACCCGGCCTTCTCCATCCTTATCAGATTACAACAAGGTTGATGAGGGAAGAGCAAAAGCTTGTTTACATGACCAAGGAGCTGAAACCTAGGACATATAGAATTAAGGTTAGTGCACTTAAATACTAATTTGTGTCGttgaatttaatattattggTTACATATGTGTGCTAATTTGGGCGCTAGAGTTGTTGCATCTTTTGCCTTATTAAAATCTCATGTACTACATTCTTTTACCAATTAATTGTGGTAGGCTGGTCATTCGATTCACATAGCTGGTCTTATGAGATTGGATGTAGAAGAAACGTCCCTGGATACTATCTATGTTACAGTGTGGGCATCTCCTTATCTTCCTCTGCATATGGGTAAAATAGAAAATGCAAGTAAAATGTTCAAAGACTATTTTGGACACCAGTTACAGGTATTCTCTTAATTGACTACTTATTAAGCAAATCCCTTTCCCATGCTTCTAAGCTGATTTTCAACTGTGTTCCTTTAGTTTTGTCTAGGTTACAAATGATTGATTTATATCTTAGTTATCCTGACTGTAAAAAGGGTTGTACCAAATGCTGTTGATAACCAACCTGATATTTGTTAGTCCTCTCTGGATAACCAACCTGGTCCAAATCTTTAATAGCATATTTTTTGGTAGTTTGCTGAGATTATTTTCATAGAATCACCTATAATACAATATTAGGCATAGTTTTTATGCATTGATAAAGTGCATGTAGAAAGCTATGTTGCAAGAAAAGacaagtttttcttttgattcgTAGGCATTATTCATTGCTCTTTACAGTTTTCACTCGTATAACACCGGTCTGAATTTTCCATTGTTCAGCCACCAATTGGAGAGGAAAGAGTCAAAGAATTAGGGAATTGGGTGCGAAGGGAATTTCATGTTTGTGGAAACAGTTGGGACTCAAGTTCTGTAGACATTGCTGCTGCTGGCCTTGGTTGGTTTGCCATTGGACTTAAAGGAGAAGCCGTATTGAGTGCTTGGACTTATGAAGGAGTTGATGTTGTTCAACGCAATTCTTTGATACCCTATAGATCAAATACTTTTGAAGTTGCAGGATTTACTGTATCGAAGATTGTCTCACAGTCTGACCGAGCTTCAAATAAGCCGCGAAGTGACAAAAAGGCGAAGCGGAATGACTCAAAATTGCTATCCGGCTCAGTTGAATCACCTCTGTTGGCTTCTGATGGAGGCATTTAATAATGATATCAGTTTGGAAGAAAGCAAAAGGAATTGAATTGCAATTTAGTTTCTTTCTTTACAATACAAGAGATGAATCGAAGTGATGacacttctttttttcttcaaaagaattatcaaaaaaaattcgGGAATATATTAGTGTTTTCTGAGTTAGTTGAAGTGGCTCAATGAACTAATTCAACTATTGATTTTTATGCTTGTCCTTGTAATGATATTTTTGCAtgctaattttttctttaaaaaaatatgaataggatgtattgatattgtaaagcgacTATTGATTAATTTCAAATAATGCATTATCGTTTTTCTTATCTGATTTGATCATTTACTTTTTTAACATGGTTATCTTTTGAACATAATCAATTACAtgtgaccaaaaaaaatcaattacacCAGTTTAACAAAAGCATGTGTGGCAATACCAAAAGGATGATGTGGATATATAGGGTTGGATTGTTgttatgaatttatataaaaaatgattcaaatatttatttaattaattagatgCTAACTTTtagatattaaaaaatgttagtggattttttcttatcataataaaaatcactttctTTAGTGCAAAATTACTAAAAATAAGAGTGAGGTCTTAAGCGAGACATTGGATCTATAAGGGCATCTACAATGGAGACACTCATTTTAAGATACTTAAATGGGTCTCACGAGTGCATAATTACTTGATCCCTCTAACCCAACATCTCAcacaaatttaataaataaaactcagtaatcatcaatcaataactttatatgtttacattttaattttttaatattaaaaaaaatatgggtctaccttattattaaaaaagtgtGTACGAGAAATGTTAATGGAAAATATTGTGAGCCACACTTGAGAATGAGATGCATCTCAGACCTTGGGTCCTACTCCTATGGGATCCTCAAAAAATCTCTCCTCAATGGAGTATCTAATAGCTCTcatattttaaatgtttgaGACCTTTCCATCTTAGATGTTctaaaactctaaaaaaaagttaggtttaatatatgttttggtccctcaacttatttttaaatttcattttggtcccttaactttaaaccgtctcaattcggtcccataactttacctccgtttacctaagtggtcccttctgttaaaaaaactaaccgaagggaccacttaggtaaatgaaggtaaagttatgggaccaaattgagacggtttaaagttaagggatcaaaatgaaattcaaaaataagttgagggaccaaagcatgtattaagcctaataaaaataattttaatatatatacctataattttaatctaaatcaaaataatttcaattaaaaacaaaatttaacattaataataataataataataataataataataataataataatgaaattaacatatacaaaataaatatattccaAAATCTATATAACAAGaatctaaatttaattattgagtAGAATAATTATTGATCAGACTTTCCTACCTATTAATCGAACTTCAAATTACCACTACATCTTTCTCCCAAAATCGGATGGTATATTATactataacacttttttttctaatgagtcaaatgcaaaaaaaaaaaatatatatatatatatattggaaggtatattaacttatttttgaatttcattttggtcccttaactttaaaccgtctcaatttggaggggaggggaaggaaaggcttATGGAGTGGTAAAcccttgtttgcgagttttaaaaaatcaaGGGAAATgttttggggggttttgaagggcttcatttgtccaattttaaagttcccccAAATTGGGGGGTTTTGAAGGTTAAACATataaattgacaattttgccctcttaataattcaaaattccaattttagacattactaaaattattacaatcttttttaaaaacaacttattcaaaacaacttatttatacaaaacagcttattacgacctcattttcaattattacgacctcatttttaaaaacggcttattcaaaacaacctatttatacaaaacagcttattacgacctcattttcaaaaacggcttattcaaaacagcttatatatgcaaaacagcttaatacgatctcttttccaaaaacaacttatttaaaacagcttatttatgcaaaacagcttaatacgatctctttttcaaaaacagcttattcaaagcagcttatttatacaaaacagtttattacgacctcattttcaaaaatcgcttattcaaaacaacttatttatacaaaacagcttattcaaaacaacttatttatgcaaaacagcttaatatgacttcattttcaaaaatcgcttattcaaaacaacttatttatgcaaaacagcttaataggacttcattttcaaaaaccgcttattcaaaacaatttatttatacaaaacagcttattgcgacctcattttcaaaaacagcttattcaaaacagcttatttatgtaaaacagcttaatatgacttcattttcaaaaaccgcttattcagaacaacttatttatgcaaaacagtttattacgacctcattttcaaaaatcacttattcaaaacaacttatttatacaaaatagcttaatatgacttcattttaaaaaacagtttattcaaaacaacttatttatccaaaactgTGACCGTAAAAAAGACATTTACGCAGTTAGCAATTGTTTTATTGTGAAGAAAGTTGATGCAGCAAGGGAGCAAAGGTTtttctaaggctttgtttgcgagttttgaggggaaggaaatgaaaggctaaggaggggaagggaaggaaagggagggaagggagaaaggagggaaaaccttccccttgtttgggagttaaaaagccaataaggaaagaagatggagggcttatgttataattttactattttaccatttttcctcttaaaatcaatacattatttattcaatcacaccaacaatataataaatatataatataaattcttatctttttgaatgacacAACAATTTAGCATTttaggaaaatttgtttaaagagGGTATAATTTGAAGCGAAAAAGacagcccaatttttttttttttttaaagaagacagcccaaaatcattttttttttttaataaagccCAAAATCATGTATTCCcttcatatataatatagatataaTCTATATTATAAttacaaattataaataaaataaaataaggtaaGGAGAGGTAATTTTTAAGTGGCGCCCTAATATTCATTAAATTTCCTTATGTATTGATTTTAAACAGGAGTAACATACACTTTGTATTAACTATTTGATATATTACCTGCAAGACCTAGTTCAACTAACATTATCGATATTATTATGTTGAACATGTTTACTTAGGTTCAAACTAtttatgtgtgtgtttgtttatatGCCTTTTTTTGCTAGTATGATATAAAGTAAATAACTCTAAATACcataattttcatataaattgaaacaaaataataaaacatattaCTATGACCACAATAATGTTTTACATAGAGTTCTTAAAAGTACATAGAAATAGCTAGAATTAAGTGAAGGCCGCATATGTATTGAGAAGTAATTATAAATAGAAGAGTgttcttttttgttgttaatgattttttcttataattcgTTATCGTCCTCGATGATTTGTCAAATATTATCATACATTAGTATTGTAATTTTTGTCAAATTACAAGacatattaattaaaatctGAGTAGCtgatattgttaaaaaaaattgtttaaaatattctattttatctaaataattaaatctaaaattattaGATTCATTTGAACTAATATGCAAAGGAAGGTTTATGTGACaataaattttaagattttgtgacaataatttttcatatgaaaatttcttaaaataattttgtgtgctatgtatttttttaaaattattgtattttatctaaataattaaatttaaaactattAGATTCATTTAAACTTATATGCAAAGGAAAGTTTATGTGACaataaattttaagattttgTGACAACAGATTTccatatgaaaatttcttaaaataaattttaagattttgTGACAATAAATAATTTCCTAAAATAATTTtccatataaaattttctatacttgttttgtatattttaataactattatttatttatttgaataaacaaAGAGGAAACATAAGGGAATTTAATGAATATTAGGGTGGCACTTAAAAATTACCTCTCCTtaccttattttatttataatttataattataatatatattatatctatactatataaaatttcctaaaataaataatttcctaaaataaatttccatataaaattttctataattgttttgtatattttaatcactactatttatttgtttgaattttttttggtggtggcctggccggggtttgaactctcggaccttgcatatttttatgcattatttataccaactgagctaagtttacGAGGACATTTATTTGTTTGAATAAACAAAGAGGAAACATAAGGAAATTTAATGAATATTAGGGCGCCACTTAAAAATTACCTCTCCttaccttattttattttattttatttataatttgtaattataatatatattatatctatattatatatgaagGGAATACATGATTTTGggctttattaaaaaaaaatgattttgggctgtcttctttaaaaaaaaaaaaaaaattgggctgtCTTTTTCGCTTCAAATTATACCctctttaaacaaattttcctaaAATGCTAAATTGTTgtgtcattcaaaaagataagaatttatattatatatttattatattgttggtgtgattgaaaaaaataagtataatttattataatatgaaagtgtaaaatatttatacctataattttattaaaaatcaaaataattttaatcaaaatcgaaattttataaaaactacgttttgtaatttatatactttagcgcaataaaaaaaacaaacaatgggAGCAGTagacaaatttataattttggaatgactttttttattaattccaattatacccttaaacaaatttttccacggtaatatttattgttgttgtcattaaaaaataaatataatacgtgtgaaaaatgaaaaaaaaaaaaaaaacttacaaaaagTGAACGATGAAGCATTTAATCGATTAAATATTTAGTTTCTTGCTCTTTctaaccaaaataattattttaaaaatgacaagTTACAAAATTTAAACCCTGGCAAATCACAGTTAGCGAGTTCGTTTTAGTATTTATATGAAGCAATAGACGTTAATCTAAAACGCATATATACAATGGCGATGACTGGTGTTAAAATTCGAGTAAAGCTAGAAAAGTATAACAACTCTTtgagtgaagatgaaaaaatagATGACGTATATTCAGAATTGGTAAGATCTCTACACATTTAAAGAAGGGTTTGTCTATGTCGTCTTGCCTTAGTTccaatttatctatttttttaagaacactGAGTTAGTTCTTTTCTTACGCTTACCGAATAGAACACCCGAGCCAAaccttttcataaaaaaaatgtctttatTTCGAGTGGGAAAATCATATGGTTTTATGAAATCACGTGTTATTGTTCAAATCCATAGTCAATCCTATCTTCGAAACGAACAGTTGACAATTGAATGCaaattttctcattatttttgtttgcctAAGTGTGGGGCGTTTAGTTTATAAATAGTGGTGTTTAGTTTCTCAACCTTTTGAAATATGTTCCATAACAATAACAACGTTGTCAGTTGTTATGTAACATGTTTTGTAGGTAATAATATTATACACCATACAACATCttactatatattttttcatttcaataagccgaccatatttttttttcttcaacagtATTCTTTGAGGGGGTGTTTTTAAgtcaattttgataaaaaaaaaataaaaaattcatctatcttcatatgtttctcttattttaatccaaataagtgattttcacatagatttaAGTTTTTTATCGTGATTTTGTTGTTTGAGTGTTACATTGCTCGTCTTGtg harbors:
- the LOC11444404 gene encoding GTP-binding protein BRASSINAZOLE INSENSITIVE PALE GREEN 2, chloroplastic is translated as MIVARKFSPSKLKSLVYLALLSDCKTHVQSNLFTTLTPDSNPHLHSLTKNLPHPSSNLIRYFSSAPKQKLPLSREGNYDEGTSQSLHVCPGCGVFMQDSSPKHPGYFIKPSEKDVTYKLHTHLEPVAQESEFSKTVKKGFVVEPEKLCSSDDSLIRKPEKPVVCARCHSLRHYGKVKDPTVENLLPDFDFDHTVGRKLASASRTRSVVLMVVDAVDFDGSFPRKVSNLVSKTIEDNYTAWKQGKSGNVPRVVLVVTKIDLLPSSLSPTRLEHWIRQRAREGGIIKITSLHMVSSLRDWGLKNLVEDIVELAGSRGNVWTVGAQNAGKSTLINSIGKHVGGKISHLTEAPVPGTTLGIVRVEGALPSQAKLFDTPGLLHPYQITTRLMREEQKLVYMTKELKPRTYRIKAGHSIHIAGLMRLDVEETSLDTIYVTVWASPYLPLHMGKIENASKMFKDYFGHQLQPPIGEERVKELGNWVRREFHVCGNSWDSSSVDIAAAGLGWFAIGLKGEAVLSAWTYEGVDVVQRNSLIPYRSNTFEVAGFTVSKIVSQSDRASNKPRSDKKAKRNDSKLLSGSVESPLLASDGGI